A single Coregonus clupeaformis isolate EN_2021a chromosome 39, ASM2061545v1, whole genome shotgun sequence DNA region contains:
- the LOC123482875 gene encoding early growth response protein 4-like — protein sequence MLFTEEDIFMSEFEDACSAWVDSVSSSSDGTDSDIGSPAQQGCVLSPGTDGSDSDFFSDLNDCSSDSLSPLAYTGSFYMEPLPGTVPPCSTEALLNMITEIVGICTVEDQATSGIPSASLPASALPCSAMSVASPLLSSPSVESALPSSGYCSQALTEIPSPSAGVDIIQTPPAAPVVVKNEFNSNCHGCDNDHFSHSGQDAFPPGSLEQLFPLSGLSLDHQVDVKELLDSLLLTDVKTERDIKQEPCQMGDWAQNYPVPVNGSYVNNSFLVKPEPLEFQTGASGQQQLGACSDLAAFTSSLSSSSLDAFLSSLLPGVFPRSRGVHATTGGSKAMARSSTGAVKVKPFPCPITGCERRFSRSDELNRHVRIHTGHKPFQCAICLRSFSRSDHLTTHTRTHTGEKPFSCEVCGKRFARSDERKRHGRVHVKQQLKAQMMAAYNLAFPGGV from the exons ATGCTGTTCACAGAAGAAGATATCTTCATGTCAGAGTTTGAGGACGCTTGCAGCGCCTGGGTGGACAGTGTCAGCTCAAGCAGTGACGGTACAGACTCTGATATCGGATCTCCCGCACAACAAG GTTGTGTGCTATCCCCGGGGACCGACGGGTCTGACTCGGATTTCTTCTCCGACCTGAATGACTGTTCCTCAGACAGCCTGTCCCCTCTTGCCTACACCGGGAGCTTCTACATGGAGCCGTTACCGGGGACGGTACCACCCTGCAGCACAGAAGCCCTGCTCAACATGATCACGGAGATAGTTGGGATCTGCACGGTGGAGGACCAGGCAACCAGCGGGAttccctctgcctccctccccgCCTCTGCCTTACCCTGCTCGGCCATGAGCGTTGCCTCTCCCCTGCTTTCCTCTCCCTCCGTGGAGTCTGCCCTACCCTCCAGCGGCTACTGCAGCCAGGCTCTGACCGAGATTCCTTCTCCTTCCGCCGGGGTGGACATCATTCAGACTCCCCCCGCTGCCCCTGTGGTGGTCAAGAACGAGTTCAACAGCAACTGCCACGGCTGCGACAACGACCACTTCTCCCACTCCGGTCAGGATGCCTTCCCCCCGGGCAGCTTGGAGCAGCTGTTCCCGCTGTCTGGTCTGTCTCTGGATCACCAGGTGGACGTAAAGGAACTGCTGGACTCTCTGCTACTGACTGACGTTAAGACAGAGCGTGACATCAAACAGGAGCCGTGCCAAATGGGAGACTGGGCTCAGAATTACCCTGTACCTGTTAACGGGAGCTATGTCAACAACAGCTTCCTGGTCAAACCGGAGCCTCTGGAGTTCCAGACTGGGGCCTCAGGGCAGCAGCAGCTGGGCGCTTGCAGTGACCTGGCCGCCTTCACCtcatctctgtcctcctcctccctggatgccttcctctcctccctgctgcccGGCGTGTTCCCGAGGAGTAGGGGCGTGCACGCCACCACAGGAGGGAGTAAAGCAATGGCCCGCTCTAGTACCGGGGCCGTGAAGGTGAAACCGTTCCCGTGTCCAATAACTGGCTGTGAGAGGCGTTTCTCGCGCTCAGACGAGCTCAACCGCCACGTGCGCATTCACACGGGCCACAAGCCGTTCCAGTGCGCAATCTGCCTGCGCAGCTTCAGCAGGAGCGACCACCTGACcacgcacacgcgcacgcacactgGGGAGAAACCTTTCTCGTGCGAGGTGTGCGGGAAGCGGTTCGCGCGCAGCGACGAGAGGAAGAGGCACGGGCGCGTGCACGTGAAGCAGCAGCTGAAAGCTCAGATGATGGCGGCCTATAACCTGGCCTTCCCCGGCGGAGTCTGA